ttcctgaaccatttttgctttgtggaaGGGCACATTATCATGCtcaaagaggccaatgccatcagggaatacatttgccatgaaagggtgcacatggtctgcaacaatgctaaggtaggtggtatgtaacatccacatgaatggcaggacccaaggtttcccagcagaatattgcccaaagcataacactgcctccgccggcttgcctcttTCCgagcatcctggtgccatgtgtcctccaggtaagcaacacaaACGCACCCggtcatccacgtgatgtaaaaggaatcGTGATTCATCAAAtcagaccaccttcttccatttctccgaggtccagttctgatgttcatgtgcccattgtaggcgcttttggcagtgaacaggggtcagcatgggcactctaactggtctgcggctatacaggtgttctgacacctttctatcaccacaagcatgaactttttcagcaatttgagctacagtagctcatctgtttgATTGCATCACAAGGGCCAGGgccaagggctgcagttttggagatgctctgacccagtcatctagccatcacaatttggcccttgtcaaagtcgctcagatccttacgcttgcccatttttcctgcttccaaCACATGAACtttcacttgctgcctattATAtcccacacacatgcaggtgccatgataacgagattatcagtgttattcacttcacctgtcagtgggcataatgttatggctgattggtgtatattagCAGATGAATCTGATCTGTCCATGCCAGTCGAATTATATTTTCACATCTTGCTTAGATATAAGTCTTATATTGGCGTACAGAACAAGATGGTACATAACCAAAAACACTTAGAGTATCTAAAATAACACCAAATGCTTGGAAATTCTAGTATTATTAGTTTTTCTCCTTCTTTGGGCACTTTTCCAACAGCTTCTTTAGTGAGGAGGATGTGCTTTACCCTGCTGAGTCAAGTGGCTGTTACCTCTAGCTATCATAGAAGGTATGGAATAATTAAAAGTTGTTCtggataaatgtttttttaaactggTGAATCAAAACTGGTGAATCAATTCATTTGTACAGATGGGTAAGTCCAAATGTCTGCTCAGTTGTAGGTACCAATAAAATGGCAATTTTTGTGATCTCGACTTTGCAGACAAAGATTATATGAAGATACACACAGTTGTGCCAAAGGAACCCCTCTGCCTCCTAGTGGTTATTTTTCTCACATCCACCTGGAAAACAGATTGCTCATGATACACTTGATCTCAGCTAGTGAACGCTATGACAGGCCAAACTTGTatgatatattttattgtttatgtAACAAAAATGTGATAGTGCCACAAGCTACTGAATAAAGGGATTATCTCCAATGGCCACTAATAGGTCTCTGACATATATTTCTAAGGAATTTCACACATATCCTCATTACAAAACTCAGCCAATTGAGTGAGGttaagattagattagattcaactttactgtcattgaacagtacgagtatagtacaatgaaattcaCTTAGCATTGACTTGgacaattcaaaacaaaaatcttCTTAGCTCCTTGACTGATGGGCTGACATTCTGTGCATTAATCTCCTGGTATATCTCAGAATTTCTGGCTCCTTGATGCACAGTCGAACAAGTCCAAAGGAGGAAATGTGGCCCTAGGTCTTAACATTCCCAACCCCAATCTTTGACTATTGGGAAGGTTCTTTTGGTGGTATAGTAGGCAGTGTTTGGTGTTCGCCAAACATAGAGGTTTGATTGAGTGCAAAAAGGTACATTTTGGACTCATGTCCAGAGAATGGTCTTCCAGAAACCTTCCGGTTTGTCCATGTGGTCTTTGGCAAAGACGGGCAGtttggttctttttttttttacagcagaggcttcttccatCAGAAGCCTCCCTCTGATGGTTTGGCCAGGAGGTTCGATGGCTAGAGCAAAGAGTAGCGAGGTAACAGCCTGCGTCTCAAGAGCTCGACTAAAAAAGGCAGCCCTGTCTGATCTGTCTAACCCAGGCAGCTTTGCACTATGCTGGACCCTTGTGTATTggcaaaccaaaaaaatatactgtatgtcaatgATTCACATAAGAATCCATCTGACTGAAGAACCTATTCAACTGGGGTCTTGCCAGTCTTTAGCATTGTTTCTCTCATCAGAAAATATTTCTGCATTCAGGAAGGCAAAATCCAGGCTTTTCCAGaattgtatgcattttaaaGGATTAGTATCTACTTTTTATGATTAAAATTATTAAGTAAAGGTACCTGCGAAGTACTTCCCCAAACTGGAATGTGAGGAGGTACTCCAGAGGGAGTGGGTGTATTCCATGGGTGTTTCTTAATGTAGAATCATTTCTGGTGAGTAAAGTAAGTGGTTCATAAGGGCGAAACATCATTCCACCTATACCTGCAAACATAtcatgtacattttacaatgcAACATTCAAAGGCGTTGCTAAGATCACAATATATTCAGGggtcagcccccccacatgctagCGGCCAATACGCAACATGATCCTAATGTGCGATCGGAATTActgatgaatagatcaggggctatttgagatccggggctattcataaaagagcCGCGggtatagccccggacgcccaggcctaacgacgccactggcaACATCCTACATCATGCCCTTTTAATGCCCTTCACCCTTCCTATTACAGCGACGGAAAGCGACTCCTCAACTTGATATAGCCCACAATGCATCAGGTTTTTAATGCCTTTGCCATGGCAACACTTCCGTGAAAAAGTCAGTTTGAGGGCAAAGCCGAGTGATATTCGCTTCCGTTTCTTTCAAATTGTTCACTTGACTTCGATCAGGTGTAAAATCTGATGTAAATGTCATGATCCGAACGAGTGGAGGTGACTCTAAAGTGCACATCGGATTTCAACCATACCTGATCATATCTAGTATCTACAGTGCAATGAACCGGGAAAAGTTTATGTTACCGGACGTGAAGGCAAAACCATTGAGGGTTGAGTGACGTGTGGAACCAATAGATATTCTCTACGCAAACCTTATATCACCAAATCACCACTGCTGGGTGGGACTTTCAATGCAGCCATTCAACATGTCAGAGAACTAAAGGGAAATGAGctgcatttaaatatatattttacgtAGCAAACGAAAAGTACAGTAGTAGTAGGGTTGGAATATATAGTTTTCACGACAATAATTAATTCTGTTTAAAATGAAAGGCAAGGAGCGGTCGCCCGTGAAAAAACGCTCGCGGATTCTGGATGATATCCGAGACCGGGGAGGAAACCACCCAACAACATGTAAGAAAATGGGAGCTCTCTCGGCGGCAGACAGTAATAACGTGAATAGTTCTGTTAAAAGTGGTGGTTCGGCGAGAAGGAGTTTGCTATCTGAAAAGAGAGACAGTCGAGATTTAGACGGCCATGTATCGAGTCGAACTGGGAGTATTCACGGATATGCTAACACAACTGTTTCGACTAGCAAGCTACAGATTAGCCTTGCTCTGGACCCAAGGAACAATCCTCGCGGTGAACCACGACCTCTTCCGAGCAATGAAAGTGAGTACAAGACTCTTAGAATTAGCGAACTCGGCTCTCAGTTAAGCGACGAAGAAATTGAAGACGGATTATTTCACGAATTTAAAAAATTTGGGGACGTGAGTGTCAAAATAAGTACAGTAAACGACGAAAGAGTGGCATTTGTGAATTTCCGAAGGCCCGATGATGCCAAAGCGGCCAAGCACGCACGCGGAAAGTTGGTACTCTATGATCGCCCCCTAAAAATTGACGCGGTGTACATGAACCGGCGGAGGAGCCGTTCCCCAATCGAAAAGGATACATATTCGGGAGTTGCAGGGCACAGACATTTGCACGTCCAACGACCTCTTTCACCAACAGGGCTAGGATATAGGGACTTCAGACTGCAACAGCTAGCACTAGGTCGTCTTCCCCCACCACACCCTAGAGAactagaaagagagagagaattttcTATCTATGAAGCCAGGAGCCGGCCACCCTTAATTCATGATTGTGCAGCTTTTCGTGAGGAGGACCTCCTTTCCCCAGAAGATGATCAGCGGGCCAACAGGACGTTGTTTCTTGGCAACCTTGATGTCTCAGTCACAGAGAATGACCTGAGGAGGGCATTTGACAGGTTTGGGGTGATCACTGAGGTGGACATCAAACGCACCACTACTCGTGGACAGAGCAGCACCTATGGATTCCTAAAGTTCGAGAACCTAGACATGGCTCACCGTGCAAAGATATCTATGTCAGGCAAAGTTGTGTGTCACAACCCTATCAAAATTGGTTATGGCAAAGCAACCCCCACTACCAGGTTGTGGGTCGGGGGTCTTGGTCCCTGGGTTCCGCTTGCTGCCCTGGCCAGGGAGTTTGACCGCTTTGGCACCATTAGGACTATTGACTACAGGAAGGGGGACACGTGGGCATACATCCAATATGAGAGCCTGGATGCTGCCCAGGCTGCCTGCGCCCATATGCGTGGCTTCCCTCTTGGGGGTCCTGACAGGAGACT
This sequence is a window from Esox lucius isolate fEsoLuc1 chromosome 17, fEsoLuc1.pri, whole genome shotgun sequence. Protein-coding genes within it:
- the LOC105017137 gene encoding RNA-binding protein 15-like; the protein is MKGKERSPVKKRSRILDDIRDRGGNHPTTCKKMGALSAADSNNVNSSVKSGGSARRSLLSEKRDSRDLDGHVSSRTGSIHGYANTTVSTSKLQISLALDPRNNPRGEPRPLPSNESEYKTLRISELGSQLSDEEIEDGLFHEFKKFGDVSVKISTVNDERVAFVNFRRPDDAKAAKHARGKLVLYDRPLKIDAVYMNRRRSRSPIEKDTYSGVAGHRHLHVQRPLSPTGLGYRDFRLQQLALGRLPPPHPRELEREREFSIYEARSRPPLIHDCAAFREEDLLSPEDDQRANRTLFLGNLDVSVTENDLRRAFDRFGVITEVDIKRTTTRGQSSTYGFLKFENLDMAHRAKISMSGKVVCHNPIKIGYGKATPTTRLWVGGLGPWVPLAALAREFDRFGTIRTIDYRKGDTWAYIQYESLDAAQAACAHMRGFPLGGPDRRLRVDFADTELRYQQQYLQPLPLPPHLDLVADSFIHRPTPEAIKFRERSPPPPLRFRERGLYAADWAGPLIRERVRGAAFEPVEHLERRSREPWSLECERELQIRDQLRKRRLLDDVRRTDRSPDSSEHVRRRRGTSLERSPGGSCQEGGRYSPPHSDRLSPGREQRGSLDRGHGDKRLRTLSPPEPERDRKRKTSEFCKSPAKREERDHPSSSKPNLPSNPGAGGQKLCLAWQGVLLLKNSSFPTSMHLLEGDLAVAAGLLVEGSTGGQVSQLKITQRLRLDQPKLDEVARRIKTAGASGYAVLLAVPGSSEEGPQDVGSSSERPLKNLVSYLKQKQAAGVISLPVGGGRDKDGAGVLHAFPPCDFSQQFLDASAKVLAKNEEDYLVIVIVSGAS